Proteins encoded by one window of Phaenicophaeus curvirostris isolate KB17595 unplaced genomic scaffold, BPBGC_Pcur_1.0 scaffold_44, whole genome shotgun sequence:
- the LOC138733874 gene encoding leukotriene B4 receptor 1-like, giving the protein MSSCPPTTLPPLNATSSPVPGAVLGLTLLSVAVAVGLPGNALVLLSCALAHRRTLPVLLIFHLALADVVTLLTGPVYLRALSVGQWTMGWGLCRGCHYLCTTAMYVSIFLIALLALHRCLAVSKPTAMVAIVNNRTGHLAHGIAAATWLVAFVLATPSIIFRRVEDGHCKRIHSTPAWLVTNNLLETVLGWALPLSAIGVGYGFLVHRLRRTRLGQRRRTFRLVAAVVVAFAVAWTPYHLASFLEILVVLQGGGGTLQVVAKAIRPPATALAFLSSAMNPLLYACAGRGLQRSAGRSILLRLLEGSAGTASRVNTARGTRSGKGHGEEGGTTVGEDMEDSGM; this is encoded by the coding sequence ATGTCCTCGTGTCCCCCCACCACCCTGCCGCCCCTCAACGCCACCTCATCTCCCGTCCCCGGGGCGGTGTTGGGGTTGACTCTTCTCTCGGTGGCCGTGGCCGTGGGGCTGCCCGGCAACGCCTTGGTCCTCTTGAGCTGCGCCTTGGCCCACCGCCGCACGCTCCCCGTCCTCCTCATCTTCCACTTGGCCTTGGCCGACGTGGTCACCCTCCTGACGGGGCCCGTCTACCTACGGGCATTGAGCGTTGGCCAATGGACCATGGGGTGGGGCCTCTGCCGCGGGTGTCACTACCTCTGCACCACCGCCATGTATGTCAGCATCTTCCTCATCGCTCTCCTGGCTCTCCACCGGTGCTTGGCGGTCTCCAAGCCAACCGCGATGGTGGCCATCGTCAACAACCGCACTGGACACTTGGCTCATGGAATCGCTGCGGCCACCTGGTTGGTGGCTTTTGTCTTGGCCACCCCATCCATCATCTTCCGGCGCGTGGAGGACGGACACTGCAAGAGGATCCACTCCACCCCGGCGTGGCTGGTGACCAACAACCTCCTGGAGACCGTCTTGGGTTGGGCGCTGCCCTTGAGTGCCATTGGGGTCGGTTACGGCTTCTTGGTCCACCGGCTGCGCCGGACGCGCTTGGGTCAACGCAGGAGGACCTTCCGCTTGGTGGCTGCGGTGGTGGTGGCCTTCGCTGTGGCATGGACACCGTACCACTTGGCCAGCTTCTTGGAGATCTTGGTGGTCCTCCAAGGGGGTGGTGGGACCTTGCAGGTGGTGGCCAAGGCCATCAGGCCACCAGCCACGGCTCTGGCATTCCTGAGCAGTGCCATGAACCCACTGCTCTACGCCTGTGCTGGGCGAGGGCTTCAACGCAGTGCTGGGAGGTCCATCCTGCTCCGTCTCCTGGAGGGCTCGGCCGGCACCGCCTCTCGAGTGAACACGGCCAGGGGGACACGGAGCGGGAAGGgacatggggaggagggggggacaaCGGTGGgggaggacatggaggacaGTGGGATGTGA
- the LOC138733873 gene encoding LOW QUALITY PROTEIN: HLA class II histocompatibility antigen, DP alpha 1 chain-like (The sequence of the model RefSeq protein was modified relative to this genomic sequence to represent the inferred CDS: inserted 1 base in 1 codon) — translation MAAGWDLALALLLGLSLQGAGGKKVGNTIHQAEFQQRLESPQQEAGEYQQAFNADEIFHVDLEKQETVWCLPKFGEVTSFEAQGALQNAAIGKHNLEIMIERSNRSQGTIVPPEVTVFPKHHVELGDPNALICYVDKFWPSVVSIAWLKNGQEVKDGVFETVFYPQDDHSFRKFXLLTFIPTRGESYDCRVEHWGLPPSLRRHWGEEKTLARPPSGHVPSPGHQVDGWMDGWMDGWMDGWMKE, via the exons ATGGCCGCAGGATGGGACCTGGCGCTggcgctgctgctggggctgagcctgcAGGGCGCGGGGGGCAAGAAAG TGGGGAACACCATCCACCAAGCGGAGTTCCAGCAGCGGCTGGAGTCGCCGCAGCAGGAGGCTGGCGAGTACCAGCAGGCGTTCAACGCCGACGAGATCTTCCACGTGGACCTGGAGAAGCAGGAGACCGTGTGGTGCCTGCCCAAGTTCGGGGAGGTCACCAGCTTTGAGGCTCAGGGGGCTCTGCAGAACGCGGCCATCGGCAAACACAACCTGGAGATCATGATCGAAAGGTCCAACCGCTCTCAGGGAACCATCG TGCCACCTGAGGTGACGGTGTTCCCCAAGCACCACGTGGAGCTGGGCGACCCCAATGCCCTCATCTGCTACGTGGACAAGTTCTGGCCGTCCGTCGTCTCCATCGCGTGGCTGAAGAATGGGCAGGAGGTGAAGGACGGCGTCTTTGAGACCGTCTTCTACCCACAGGACGACCACAGCTTCCGCAAGT TCCTCCTGACCTTCATCCCCACCCGTGGGGAGTCCTACGACTGCCGCGTGGAGCACTGggggctccctccctccttgcGCCGGCACTGGGGTGAGGAGAAGACCTTGGCCAGGCCACCGAGTGGCCATGTCCCCTCTCCTGGCCACcaggtggatggatggatggatggatggatggatggatggatggatggatggatgaaggaATGA